In the genome of Streptomyces pactum, one region contains:
- a CDS encoding histone-like nucleoid-structuring protein Lsr2, with translation MAQKVQVLLVDDLDGGEADETVTFALDGKTYEIDLNTANADKLRAALEPFTKSGRRTGGRAATGRTRTRTGSGSSQDTAKIRAWAKENGYEVNDRGRVPATVREAYEKANG, from the coding sequence GTGGCACAGAAGGTCCAGGTCCTTCTTGTCGATGACCTCGACGGTGGCGAGGCCGACGAGACGGTCACGTTCGCGCTCGACGGCAAGACGTACGAGATCGACCTCAACACCGCGAACGCCGACAAGCTCCGTGCGGCGCTGGAGCCCTTTACCAAGAGCGGCCGTCGCACCGGTGGCCGCGCCGCGACCGGTCGCACCCGGACGCGGACGGGCTCCGGCAGCAGCCAGGACACCGCGAAGATCCGCGCCTGGGCGAAGGAGAACGGTTACGAGGTCAACGACCGCGGCCGTGTCCCCGCCACCGTGCGTGAGGCGTACGAGAAGGCCAACGGCTGA
- a CDS encoding ATP-dependent Clp protease ATP-binding subunit has protein sequence MFERFTDRARRVVVLAQEEARMLNHNYIGTEHILLGLIHEGEGVAAKALESLGISLEAVRQQVEEIIGQGQQAPSGHIPFTPRAKKVLELSLREALQLGHNYIGTEHILLGLIREGEGVAAQVLVKLGADLNRVRQQVIQLLSGYQGKEAATAGGPAEGTPSTSLVLDQFGRNLTQAARESKLDPVIGREKEIERVMQVLSRRTKNNPVLIGEPGVGKTAVVEGLAQAIVKGEVPETLKDKHLYTLDLGALVAGSRYRGDFEERLKKVLKEIRTRGDIILFIDELHTLVGAGAAEGAIDAASILKPMLARGELQTIGATTLDEYRKHLEKDAALERRFQPIQVAEPSLPHTIEILKGLRDRYEAHHRVSITDSALVAAATLADRYISDRFLPDKAIDLIDEAGSRMRIRRMTAPPDLREFDEKIADVRREKESAIDSQDFEMAAGLRDKEKQLLAAKAKREKEWKAGDMDVVAEVDEELIAEVLATATGIPVFKLTEEESSRLLRMEDELHKRVIGQKDAIKALSQAIRRTRAGLKDPKRPGGSFIFAGPSGVGKTELSKTLAEFLFGDEDALISLDMSEFSEKHTVSRLFGSPPGYVGYEEGGQLTEKVRRKPFSVVLFDEVEKAHPDIFNSLLQILEDGRLTDSQGRVVDFKNTVIIMTTNLGTRDISKGFNMGFAAQGDVKTGYERMKAKVNEELKQHFRPEFLNRVDDTVVFHQLSQEDIIQIVDLMIAKVDERLKDRDMGIELSGEAKKLLATKGYDPVLGARPLRRTIQREIEDTLSEKILFGELRPGHIVVVDTEGEGEEKKFTFRGEEKSALPDSPPVESAAGGGPNLSKE, from the coding sequence ATGTTCGAGAGGTTCACCGACCGCGCGCGGCGGGTTGTCGTCCTGGCTCAGGAAGAAGCCCGGATGCTCAACCACAACTACATCGGCACCGAGCACATCCTCCTGGGGCTGATCCACGAGGGTGAGGGTGTCGCCGCTAAGGCCCTGGAGAGCCTCGGGATTTCGCTCGAGGCGGTCCGCCAGCAGGTGGAGGAGATCATCGGCCAGGGCCAGCAGGCCCCGTCCGGGCACATCCCCTTCACCCCCCGTGCGAAGAAGGTCCTGGAGCTGTCGCTCCGCGAGGCCCTCCAGCTCGGCCACAACTACATCGGCACGGAGCACATCCTGCTCGGCCTGATCCGCGAGGGCGAGGGCGTCGCCGCCCAGGTCCTGGTGAAGCTGGGCGCCGACCTGAACCGCGTCCGGCAGCAGGTCATCCAGCTGCTCTCGGGCTACCAGGGCAAGGAGGCCGCCACCGCCGGTGGCCCGGCCGAGGGCACCCCCTCGACCTCCCTGGTGCTGGACCAGTTCGGCCGCAACCTGACGCAGGCCGCCCGCGAATCCAAGCTCGACCCGGTCATCGGGCGCGAGAAGGAGATCGAGCGGGTCATGCAGGTGCTCTCCCGCCGCACCAAGAACAACCCGGTCCTCATCGGCGAGCCCGGCGTCGGCAAGACGGCGGTCGTCGAGGGCCTGGCCCAGGCGATCGTCAAGGGCGAGGTGCCCGAGACCCTCAAGGACAAGCACCTCTACACCCTGGACCTCGGCGCCCTGGTCGCCGGCTCCCGCTACCGCGGTGACTTCGAGGAGCGCCTGAAGAAGGTGCTCAAGGAGATCCGCACCCGCGGCGACATCATCCTGTTCATCGACGAGCTCCACACCCTGGTGGGTGCGGGCGCCGCCGAGGGCGCGATCGACGCCGCCAGCATCCTCAAGCCGATGCTGGCCCGCGGTGAGCTGCAGACCATCGGTGCCACCACGCTCGACGAGTACCGCAAGCACCTGGAGAAGGACGCGGCCCTGGAGCGCCGCTTCCAGCCCATCCAGGTCGCCGAGCCGTCGCTGCCGCACACCATCGAGATCCTCAAGGGCCTGCGCGACCGGTACGAGGCGCACCACCGCGTCTCCATCACCGACTCCGCGCTGGTCGCGGCGGCCACCCTGGCCGACCGCTACATCTCCGACCGCTTCCTGCCGGACAAGGCGATCGACCTGATCGACGAGGCCGGCTCCCGGATGCGCATCCGCCGGATGACCGCGCCGCCGGACCTCCGCGAGTTCGACGAGAAGATCGCCGACGTGCGCCGGGAGAAGGAGTCCGCGATCGACTCGCAGGACTTCGAGATGGCCGCCGGCCTGCGCGACAAGGAGAAGCAGCTCCTCGCCGCCAAGGCCAAGCGGGAGAAGGAGTGGAAGGCCGGCGACATGGACGTCGTCGCCGAGGTGGACGAGGAGCTGATCGCGGAGGTCCTGGCCACGGCCACCGGCATCCCGGTCTTCAAGCTCACCGAGGAGGAGTCCTCCCGCCTGCTGCGCATGGAGGACGAGCTGCACAAGCGCGTCATCGGCCAGAAGGACGCCATCAAGGCGCTCTCCCAGGCCATCCGGCGCACCCGTGCGGGTCTGAAGGACCCCAAGCGCCCCGGTGGGTCGTTCATCTTCGCGGGCCCGTCCGGTGTCGGTAAGACCGAGCTGAGCAAGACCCTCGCCGAGTTCCTCTTCGGCGACGAGGACGCGCTCATCTCCCTCGACATGTCGGAGTTCAGCGAGAAGCACACCGTCTCGCGGCTCTTCGGCTCCCCGCCCGGATACGTGGGCTACGAGGAGGGCGGCCAGCTCACCGAGAAGGTGCGCCGCAAGCCGTTCTCCGTGGTCCTCTTCGACGAGGTCGAGAAGGCCCACCCGGACATCTTCAACTCGCTGCTGCAGATCCTGGAGGACGGTCGCCTGACCGACTCCCAGGGCCGGGTCGTGGACTTCAAGAACACCGTCATCATCATGACGACCAACCTCGGCACCCGGGACATCTCCAAGGGCTTCAACATGGGCTTCGCGGCCCAGGGCGATGTGAAGACCGGCTACGAGCGGATGAAGGCGAAGGTCAACGAAGAGCTGAAGCAGCACTTCCGGCCGGAGTTCCTCAACCGTGTGGACGACACCGTCGTCTTCCACCAGCTGTCGCAGGAAGACATCATCCAGATCGTGGACCTGATGATCGCCAAGGTGGACGAGCGGCTCAAGGACCGCGACATGGGCATCGAGCTCAGCGGCGAGGCCAAGAAGCTGCTCGCCACGAAGGGCTACGACCCGGTGCTGGGTGCCCGGCCGCTGCGCCGCACCATCCAGCGCGAGATCGAGGACACGCTGTCGGAGAAGATCCTCTTCGGCGAGCTGCGTCCCGGTCACATCGTGGTCGTGGACACCGAGGGCGAGGGTGAGGAGAAGAAGTTCACCTTCCGCGGCGAGGAGAAGTCCGCGCTGCCGGACAGCCCCCCGGTGGAGTCCGCGGCGGGCGGCGGCCCGAACCTGAGCAAGGAGTAA
- a CDS encoding amino-acid N-acetyltransferase gives MSALSKVVTVRRARTSDVRAVRRLIDTYAGDRILLDKATVTLYEDIQEFWVAERDTDGEVIGCGALHVMWEDLAEVRTLAVDPSARGCGVGHAVLDKLLRTARWLGVRRIFCLTFEVEFFAKHGFVEIGETPVEGDVYSELLRSYDEGVAEFLGLERVKPNTLGNSRMLLQL, from the coding sequence ATGTCCGCTCTATCAAAAGTAGTCACCGTGCGCCGGGCCCGGACCAGCGATGTCCGGGCGGTTCGCCGCCTCATCGACACCTACGCCGGCGATCGCATCCTGCTCGACAAAGCGACGGTGACGCTTTACGAGGACATCCAGGAGTTCTGGGTCGCCGAGCGGGACACCGACGGCGAGGTCATTGGCTGCGGGGCGCTCCACGTCATGTGGGAAGACCTCGCAGAGGTCCGTACCCTCGCGGTCGATCCGTCGGCCCGCGGCTGCGGAGTCGGGCACGCGGTGCTGGACAAGCTCTTGCGCACCGCGCGCTGGCTCGGCGTGCGGCGCATTTTCTGCCTCACCTTCGAAGTCGAGTTCTTCGCCAAGCACGGCTTCGTCGAGATCGGAGAGACGCCGGTCGAGGGCGATGTCTACAGCGAGCTGCTGCGTTCCTATGACGAGGGCGTCGCCGAGTTCCTCGGACTCGAACGGGTGAAGCCGAACACCCTTGGCAACAGCCGGATGCTTCTGCAACTGTGA
- a CDS encoding NACHT domain-containing protein gives MDPAVVGARLASGVVAPLVRKLFVTEGPGAGVADRPVRISSLVSFTGEKRTLTEKDLHKLARKLVERAVAAAGPGERPCPADEEAAVTDALARTLAVLGELDMDDVQAVRLGHRTLVLRLVNLALDQGLALDLSWDATEFYRSLLETACLHILHFFTQRSTFVARTLLEQSRQLDELTEKIDRLLERDPPSADARFEARYGEYIATKHGTLSIVGLDLDRSQASWALDTAYLSLRAVSREETAGDGLGADGPPRPADQALAGHRRVLLRGVAGSGKTTLVQWLAVAAARARPPAGLEQLTGRVPFVIPLRTAIRAGALPTPDGFLAAVRNPLHGAQPDGWAHRVLDAGRGLLLIDGMDEIPEPERERARAWLEDLLIAYPGNLWLVTSRPTAVADDWLADQGFTELELAPMGRDDTAAFITRWHDAALATCRTDDERERIPGYRDALLTAVTAKADLTGLATNPLMCGLICALHRARRGYLPPGRKELYDAALLMLLERRDRERDIFTTGDVQLPAETQIQLLQRLAYWLIRNGQSEMDTEQAERVLAEALPSVAAAQVLGGATQVLAHLLLRSGLLRRPSWNTVDFVHRTFQDYLGAKAAVEHGDFGLLVNNAHDSQWEDVVRMAVAHARPRERAELLTRLLDRADRTPELRTRLHLLAAACLEHAPDLDPAVRDAVKAEAAWEVPPVTAAEARALAEIGPLTLELLPTRAELDRMREELRTLGHLPDPCAPRTRDPHGPHDSYGPHGPHGPQGPDDPYAPYEACVITATLIGTDAALPYLRDFADHPYLPVRSQLSASWGRFDTARYHAEVVSRLAPDDLYFTAETPEQLRLLLADGRRMLMLRGDFPADRLRALLPGGEITHLRLDRNPSLSDLAVLDHLAGLRALVLTRCGPATDLSPVAGLGLHSLDWAPPAPRPLPEGLEKLTGLRQLRLTLPGPSTPPALLPRLDRLELDVFHPELDVPTLVACFPGLRHLRIAFRTYRSNPEKGRIDLAPLASLPGLRQLFLANAEVTGAEQLAGVGVTVHDRPPRLTGLPTEPAAPL, from the coding sequence ATGGATCCCGCAGTCGTCGGCGCGCGCCTCGCCTCCGGCGTGGTCGCGCCGCTGGTGAGGAAGCTGTTCGTGACCGAGGGGCCGGGCGCCGGGGTCGCCGACCGGCCGGTCCGGATCTCCTCGCTGGTGTCGTTCACCGGCGAGAAGCGCACCCTGACCGAGAAGGACCTGCACAAGCTCGCCCGGAAGCTGGTGGAGCGGGCCGTGGCGGCGGCCGGGCCCGGGGAGCGGCCCTGCCCGGCGGACGAGGAAGCGGCGGTCACCGACGCGCTCGCCCGTACCCTCGCCGTCCTCGGCGAGCTGGACATGGACGACGTCCAGGCGGTCCGGCTGGGCCACCGGACGCTCGTCCTCCGCCTGGTGAACCTCGCCCTCGACCAGGGGCTGGCGCTCGACCTCAGCTGGGACGCCACCGAGTTCTACCGGAGCCTGCTGGAGACCGCCTGCCTGCACATCCTGCACTTCTTCACCCAGCGCTCCACCTTCGTCGCCCGCACCCTGCTGGAACAGTCCCGGCAGCTGGACGAACTCACCGAGAAGATCGACCGGCTGCTGGAGCGCGACCCGCCGTCCGCCGACGCCCGGTTCGAGGCCCGGTACGGCGAGTACATCGCCACCAAGCACGGCACCCTCAGCATCGTCGGGCTGGACCTGGACCGCTCGCAGGCGAGCTGGGCGCTGGACACCGCGTACCTGAGTCTGCGGGCCGTCTCCCGCGAGGAGACCGCCGGTGACGGGCTCGGCGCCGACGGCCCGCCGCGCCCGGCCGACCAGGCGCTCGCCGGCCATCGGCGGGTGCTGCTGCGCGGGGTCGCCGGCTCCGGCAAGACCACCCTGGTCCAGTGGCTGGCCGTCGCCGCCGCGCGGGCCCGGCCGCCGGCCGGTCTGGAGCAGCTCACCGGCCGGGTGCCCTTCGTCATCCCGCTGCGCACCGCGATCCGCGCCGGGGCACTGCCCACCCCGGACGGCTTCCTCGCCGCCGTCCGCAACCCGCTGCACGGCGCACAGCCCGACGGCTGGGCCCACCGGGTGCTGGACGCCGGCCGCGGGCTGCTGCTCATCGACGGCATGGACGAGATCCCCGAGCCGGAGCGGGAGCGCGCCCGCGCCTGGCTGGAGGACCTGCTGATCGCCTACCCCGGCAACCTCTGGCTGGTCACCTCCCGCCCCACCGCCGTCGCCGACGACTGGCTCGCCGACCAGGGGTTCACCGAACTCGAACTGGCGCCGATGGGCCGCGACGACACCGCCGCGTTCATCACCCGCTGGCACGACGCGGCGCTGGCCACCTGCCGCACCGACGACGAGCGCGAGCGCATCCCCGGCTACCGGGACGCGCTGCTCACCGCCGTGACCGCCAAGGCCGACCTGACCGGCCTGGCCACCAACCCGCTGATGTGCGGACTGATCTGCGCACTGCACCGGGCCCGGCGCGGTTATCTGCCGCCCGGCCGCAAGGAGCTGTACGACGCGGCGCTGCTGATGCTGCTGGAACGCCGCGACCGGGAACGGGACATCTTCACCACCGGTGACGTCCAGCTGCCCGCCGAGACGCAGATCCAGCTGCTCCAGCGGCTCGCCTACTGGCTGATCCGCAACGGGCAGTCCGAGATGGACACCGAGCAGGCCGAACGCGTGCTCGCCGAGGCGCTGCCGTCGGTGGCCGCCGCCCAGGTGCTCGGCGGCGCCACCCAGGTCCTCGCCCACCTGCTGCTGCGCAGCGGACTGCTGCGCCGGCCGTCCTGGAACACCGTGGACTTCGTCCACCGCACCTTCCAGGACTACCTGGGCGCCAAGGCGGCCGTGGAGCACGGCGACTTCGGCCTGTTGGTCAACAACGCGCACGACAGCCAGTGGGAGGACGTGGTGCGGATGGCGGTGGCGCACGCCCGGCCCCGGGAGCGCGCCGAACTCCTCACCCGCCTGCTGGACCGCGCCGACCGCACCCCCGAGCTGCGGACCCGGCTCCACCTGCTCGCCGCGGCCTGCCTGGAGCACGCCCCCGACCTCGACCCGGCGGTACGGGACGCGGTCAAGGCCGAGGCCGCCTGGGAGGTGCCGCCGGTCACCGCCGCCGAGGCCCGCGCCCTCGCCGAGATCGGCCCGCTCACCCTGGAGCTGCTGCCCACCCGCGCCGAACTCGACCGGATGCGGGAGGAGCTGCGCACCCTGGGCCACCTGCCGGACCCCTGCGCCCCCAGGACCCGCGACCCCCACGGCCCGCACGACTCCTACGGACCCCACGGACCCCACGGTCCGCAGGGCCCGGACGATCCGTACGCGCCGTACGAGGCGTGCGTGATCACCGCCACCCTCATCGGCACCGACGCCGCGCTCCCCTACCTGCGCGACTTCGCCGACCACCCGTACCTGCCGGTGCGCTCCCAGCTCTCCGCCAGCTGGGGCCGCTTCGACACCGCCCGCTACCACGCCGAGGTGGTCTCCCGGCTCGCGCCGGACGACCTGTACTTCACCGCGGAGACCCCCGAACAGCTGCGGCTGCTGCTCGCCGACGGCCGCCGCATGCTGATGCTGCGCGGCGACTTCCCGGCCGATCGGCTGCGGGCCCTGCTGCCCGGCGGGGAGATCACCCACCTGCGGCTGGACCGCAACCCGTCGCTGTCCGACCTCGCCGTCCTCGACCACCTGGCGGGCCTGCGCGCCCTCGTCCTCACCCGGTGCGGCCCGGCGACCGACCTGTCGCCGGTCGCCGGACTCGGCCTGCACAGCCTCGACTGGGCCCCGCCGGCGCCCCGCCCCCTGCCGGAGGGGCTGGAGAAGCTGACCGGCCTGCGCCAGCTCCGTCTCACCCTGCCCGGGCCGAGCACCCCACCAGCGCTTCTTCCTCGGCTCGACCGGCTCGAACTCGACGTGTTCCACCCGGAGCTGGACGTGCCGACACTGGTCGCCTGCTTCCCCGGCCTCCGCCACCTGCGCATCGCCTTCCGCACCTACCGCAGCAACCCCGAGAAGGGGCGAATCGACCTCGCCCCGCTCGCGTCGCTGCCCGGTCTGCGGCAGCTCTTCCTGGCCAATGCCGAGGTGACCGGTGCCGAGCAGCTGGCTGGCGTCGGGGTCACCGTGCACGATCGGCCGCCGCGCCTGACCGGACTGCCCACCGAGCCCGCCGCGCCGCTCTAA
- a CDS encoding SCO3374 family protein, protein MTDALRRWYERELGWPTAPGAPVQLLTGVCFDVLRVPADAGREVLRRVPRTGPVAVAGPWMLLLVAAGGADELPGLLDWLEWGGVPLDLTALGAGGRMPAPVRHGGPDVPGRSPGPAGRVPQEAAVWLRPPEPGRDLAPALPAAGLGGDGGAPDLVRLVGAAATECHRARLLEARRPLDPQRLPAVRRRQPLAFSYASRTVAGTRPRSLTS, encoded by the coding sequence ATGACCGATGCCCTCCGGCGGTGGTACGAGCGTGAGCTCGGCTGGCCCACGGCGCCCGGCGCCCCCGTCCAGCTGCTGACCGGGGTGTGCTTCGACGTCCTGCGGGTACCGGCGGACGCCGGGCGCGAGGTGCTGCGGCGGGTGCCGCGGACCGGGCCGGTCGCGGTGGCCGGCCCGTGGATGCTGCTGCTGGTGGCCGCGGGCGGCGCCGACGAGCTGCCGGGGCTGCTCGACTGGCTGGAGTGGGGCGGGGTCCCGCTGGACCTGACCGCACTCGGGGCGGGCGGCCGGATGCCGGCTCCCGTCCGGCACGGCGGGCCGGACGTCCCGGGCCGGTCACCGGGACCGGCGGGCCGTGTGCCGCAGGAGGCCGCCGTCTGGCTGCGGCCTCCCGAACCGGGGCGCGACCTGGCGCCCGCACTGCCGGCGGCCGGCCTCGGGGGCGATGGGGGCGCCCCCGATCTCGTGCGGCTGGTGGGCGCGGCGGCGACGGAGTGCCACCGGGCCCGGCTGCTGGAGGCGCGGCGGCCGCTGGATCCCCAGCGGCTGCCGGCGGTCCGGCGCCGTCAGCCGTTGGCCTTCTCGTACGCCTCACGCACGGTGGCGGGGACACGGCCGCGGTCGTTGACCTCGTAA
- a CDS encoding trypco2 family protein, whose product MSDPTDNIDLADAVQAIRDELMTAAARAAGQDVVFEVGDIGMEFTVELRKETKGGGRIKAWVVDAGADRTHAETRTHRVSFTLRAKDARTGGPWQVSNHRPAGTGLFGQGQDDS is encoded by the coding sequence TTGAGCGACCCGACGGACAACATCGACCTCGCCGACGCGGTACAGGCGATCCGCGACGAGCTGATGACCGCCGCCGCCCGCGCGGCGGGCCAGGACGTGGTCTTCGAAGTCGGGGACATCGGCATGGAGTTCACCGTCGAACTGCGCAAGGAGACCAAGGGCGGCGGCCGGATCAAGGCGTGGGTGGTGGACGCGGGCGCCGACCGCACCCACGCCGAGACCCGCACCCACCGGGTCTCCTTCACCCTCCGCGCCAAGGACGCCCGCACCGGCGGACCCTGGCAGGTGAGCAACCACCGCCCGGCCGGCACCGGACTCTTCGGACAGGGGCAGGACGACTCGTGA
- a CDS encoding serine protease, whose product MTPAPRPATDRVVAVFSGGSQGSGVLLTPTIVLTCAHVLTDPADITVAHPARQALGDCIVLWSDPEQDVALLNRATRRSGKRSWWAPLGPLRRLRLGEVTTRAPLPHCQVIGFPDIQRQGGNLDLDQFPGTVLPTAGHLRSVLTVELAGASVTEPPPGADRSPLEGLSGAPVFAGEVLLGIVRQVPRGRNHLRVECAPVAALRRVADTASFEADALAGLLTDGCADRGRWTAHWSPMSGVVPPLWEEITEAHPRDQAYEEEYAQAVRHVYRRSRIFGIDVLDGADTTWDMDTAYLSLEAEPPPDALPDGGTARHAPHDGTGRDGTVPLATGQPLRIDELLADRPRTLLRGEAGAGKTTLVWWLAAHAAGQTLDRALSELNGLVPFVVPLREVRSRGLDFPSPAQLPTVARLAVDAPPDGWAGRVLKAGRALLLIDGLDEVPASEREDARDWLAGLLARYPRTRCLATVRPGAVDADWLREEQFAELTLLPMRDDDIQAFVTAWHDTARKRCDTDRDPVRAAEERTELTGLEEDLRQQFARNPALRTLARTPLLCAVICTLHRRRGGMLPETRWELYRATLDMLLGARDKRRGICRPEGIEMGAEEHQELLQAIAVWLVRTGQNQLTAAEAERQIGHTLRALPGIQEQGGPATVLRHLLNRSGLLQERSDDAIQFIHRTFQDYLAAKALIEGGGVKELLNHARDEQWHDVIQLAVGHCRRDERVELIRGLLDRGDQAAEESARAALHVLAAHCRFATPVLDTDVQQAVDERLRALLPPLGKGDVAALAPLGPSLLPFLPGPDGLDRNSARQTVALFSAVGGREALPLAQRFAAHGDPVIGKQLVQQWSSYPTEEFAASVLEQLPLSTMRLYVYHHKQLQQLPRFRRVDAVSVRVNRAEPEELARALNPVEIRDLTIQGNQLISNLDFLRGQRKLRVLQLARCSRLRDISAVAEHELTMLWLDTPLPHSVLFPVHQIRGLTTLAFSGQPEDGEFRMPPAHPGVTDLHVTVSKDVPVRWPSAAQWESLERLTLYTENPSVFGVLPCIPRLTKLRLAIMPGERGWPTEPLPGITELRLDLRTTTTRWMTSLGQLFPNLVRLSLTIFESSADRTLDLAPLADLPALTVAVYKPTGMELRNAEPLGDRLQVSIHNY is encoded by the coding sequence GTGACCCCCGCCCCGCGCCCGGCGACCGACCGGGTGGTGGCGGTGTTCTCCGGCGGGTCGCAGGGCAGCGGGGTGCTGCTCACCCCCACCATCGTCCTCACCTGCGCCCACGTCCTCACCGACCCCGCCGACATCACCGTCGCGCACCCGGCCCGACAGGCCCTGGGAGACTGCATCGTCCTGTGGTCGGACCCGGAGCAGGATGTGGCGCTGCTGAACCGTGCCACCCGTAGGTCCGGCAAGAGGAGCTGGTGGGCGCCGCTGGGGCCGCTGCGCCGCCTGCGCCTCGGTGAGGTCACCACCCGCGCCCCGCTGCCCCACTGCCAGGTCATCGGCTTCCCCGACATCCAGCGCCAGGGCGGCAACCTCGATCTCGACCAGTTCCCGGGGACGGTCCTGCCCACCGCCGGTCACCTGCGGTCGGTGCTCACCGTGGAGCTGGCCGGCGCCTCGGTGACCGAGCCGCCGCCCGGTGCCGACCGCTCCCCGCTGGAAGGCCTCTCCGGGGCGCCGGTCTTCGCCGGGGAAGTCCTGCTCGGCATCGTCCGGCAGGTGCCGCGGGGACGGAACCACCTGCGCGTGGAGTGCGCTCCGGTTGCCGCCCTCCGCCGCGTGGCCGACACCGCCTCGTTCGAGGCGGACGCCCTCGCCGGTCTGCTGACCGACGGATGCGCCGATCGCGGCAGGTGGACCGCGCACTGGTCCCCGATGAGCGGCGTGGTGCCTCCGCTGTGGGAGGAGATCACCGAAGCCCACCCCCGCGACCAGGCGTACGAGGAGGAGTACGCGCAGGCCGTACGCCATGTCTACCGCCGCAGCAGGATCTTCGGCATCGACGTGCTGGACGGCGCCGACACCACCTGGGACATGGACACCGCCTACCTCAGCCTGGAGGCGGAACCGCCACCGGACGCCCTGCCGGACGGTGGCACCGCCCGGCATGCTCCGCACGACGGCACCGGCCGGGACGGCACCGTGCCCCTGGCCACCGGCCAGCCGCTCCGGATCGACGAACTCCTCGCGGACCGCCCCCGCACCCTGCTGCGCGGCGAGGCGGGCGCGGGCAAGACCACCCTGGTGTGGTGGCTCGCCGCGCACGCCGCCGGTCAGACCCTCGACCGGGCCCTGTCCGAGCTCAACGGGCTGGTGCCGTTCGTGGTGCCGCTGCGGGAGGTGCGCAGCCGGGGCCTGGACTTTCCCTCCCCGGCGCAGCTGCCGACGGTCGCGCGTCTCGCCGTGGACGCCCCGCCGGACGGCTGGGCCGGCCGGGTCCTCAAGGCCGGCCGGGCCCTGCTGCTCATCGACGGGCTGGACGAGGTACCCGCCTCCGAACGGGAGGACGCCCGCGACTGGCTCGCCGGACTCCTCGCCCGGTATCCGCGAACCCGCTGCCTGGCCACCGTCCGCCCCGGCGCGGTGGACGCCGACTGGTTGCGCGAGGAGCAGTTCGCGGAGCTGACCCTGCTGCCGATGCGGGACGACGACATCCAGGCGTTCGTCACCGCCTGGCACGACACCGCTCGCAAGAGGTGCGACACCGACCGGGATCCGGTGCGCGCCGCGGAGGAGCGGACGGAGCTGACGGGGCTGGAGGAGGACCTGCGCCAACAGTTCGCCCGCAATCCGGCCCTGCGGACCCTCGCCCGCACCCCGCTGCTCTGCGCGGTCATCTGCACCCTCCACCGCCGCCGGGGCGGCATGCTCCCGGAGACCCGCTGGGAGCTGTACCGGGCCACCCTCGACATGCTGCTGGGTGCCCGGGACAAGCGGCGCGGCATCTGCCGCCCCGAGGGCATCGAGATGGGCGCCGAGGAGCACCAGGAGCTGTTGCAGGCCATCGCGGTGTGGCTGGTGCGCACCGGGCAGAACCAGCTCACCGCCGCCGAGGCCGAGCGCCAGATCGGACACACGCTGCGAGCACTGCCCGGCATACAGGAACAGGGCGGTCCGGCCACCGTGCTCCGCCATCTGCTCAACCGCAGCGGACTGCTCCAGGAGCGGTCGGACGACGCGATCCAGTTCATCCACCGCACCTTCCAGGACTACCTGGCCGCCAAGGCGCTGATCGAGGGCGGCGGGGTCAAGGAGTTGCTGAACCACGCGCGGGACGAGCAGTGGCACGACGTGATCCAGCTGGCGGTGGGCCACTGCCGCCGGGACGAGCGGGTGGAACTCATCCGTGGCCTGCTCGACCGGGGCGACCAGGCCGCCGAGGAGTCGGCGCGGGCGGCCTTGCACGTCCTCGCCGCCCACTGCCGGTTCGCCACCCCGGTGCTCGACACCGATGTGCAACAGGCCGTGGACGAGCGCCTCCGGGCACTGCTCCCGCCCCTCGGGAAGGGCGACGTGGCCGCACTCGCCCCCCTGGGGCCGTCGCTGCTGCCGTTCCTCCCCGGGCCGGACGGGCTGGACCGCAACAGCGCCCGGCAGACCGTCGCCCTCTTCTCGGCGGTCGGCGGGCGGGAGGCCCTGCCCCTCGCCCAGCGGTTCGCCGCGCACGGCGACCCGGTCATCGGCAAGCAACTGGTCCAGCAGTGGAGTTCCTACCCCACCGAGGAATTCGCCGCGTCGGTGCTGGAGCAGCTGCCTCTGAGCACGATGCGGCTTTACGTCTACCACCACAAGCAGCTCCAGCAACTGCCCCGGTTCCGGCGAGTGGACGCCGTAAGCGTTCGCGTGAACCGGGCGGAGCCGGAGGAGCTGGCCCGGGCTCTCAACCCGGTCGAGATCCGTGACCTCACCATTCAGGGCAACCAGCTGATCAGCAATCTCGATTTCCTCCGGGGGCAACGAAAGCTGCGGGTGCTCCAACTCGCCCGTTGTTCGCGGCTCCGCGACATCTCCGCCGTGGCGGAACACGAGCTGACGATGCTGTGGCTGGACACCCCCCTCCCGCACTCCGTCCTGTTCCCCGTTCACCAGATCCGGGGACTCACCACCCTGGCGTTCTCCGGGCAGCCGGAGGACGGTGAATTCCGGATGCCCCCCGCCCATCCCGGGGTGACCGATCTCCACGTCACCGTGTCGAAGGATGTACCGGTGCGCTGGCCCTCCGCCGCTCAATGGGAGTCGCTGGAACGGCTGACGCTCTACACCGAAAACCCCTCCGTCTTCGGTGTTCTGCCCTGTATCCCACGCCTGACGAAACTCCGGCTCGCCATTATGCCGGGCGAACGTGGCTGGCCCACGGAGCCGCTGCCCGGCATCACCGAACTGCGGCTGGATCTGCGGACAACGACCACCCGTTGGATGACTTCACTCGGCCAGCTCTTCCCGAATCTCGTCCGGCTCTCCCTCACCATCTTCGAAAGCAGCGCCGACCGCACCCTCGACCTCGCACCACTGGCCGATCTACCGGCACTGACCGTAGCCGTCTACAAGCCCACCGGAATGGAACTGCGAAACGCCGAGCCGCTGGGCGACCGCCTCCAGGTCTCCATCCACAACTACTGA